One Olsenella sp. oral taxon 807 DNA segment encodes these proteins:
- the fabF gene encoding beta-ketoacyl-ACP synthase II produces MERRVAVTGLGAVSPVGNTLAQTWEALKAGVSGVGEITKFDTTDYKVKVAAEVKDFDPTPLLSAPEVRRNDLFTQYAIVAAHEAMVDSGLDVEESIDRERLGVYVGSGIGGINTMLANADKLIEGGPRKVSPFLIPSMIANMAAGQISIRNRALGPTLPVVTACATSSNAIGEAFRAIGHGYADAIIAGGAEAGIAPLAVAGFSSAKALTKNPDPKTACRPFDAMRDGFVMGEGAAIVVLEELEHAQARGAHIFAEVMGYGNTSDAYHITSPDPKASGITRAIRQAIAEAGLDATEGLYINAHGTSTKLNDTSETLSFKRALGEEAARAAHISSTKSMTGHMLGAAGAIEAIACIKALEEGVIAPTINYVHPDPDCDLDYTPNEAASFDGLWALSTSLGFGGHNAALAFRAYGK; encoded by the coding sequence ATGGAACGCAGGGTCGCAGTAACGGGGTTGGGTGCCGTATCGCCTGTCGGCAATACGCTCGCTCAAACCTGGGAGGCACTCAAGGCCGGTGTCTCGGGCGTCGGCGAAATCACGAAGTTTGATACGACTGACTATAAGGTCAAGGTGGCTGCCGAGGTCAAGGACTTCGATCCTACGCCGCTTCTGAGTGCGCCTGAGGTCAGACGTAATGACCTCTTTACACAGTATGCCATCGTGGCGGCCCATGAGGCCATGGTCGATTCTGGCCTCGACGTAGAGGAGAGCATCGATCGCGAGCGCCTGGGCGTCTATGTTGGCTCGGGCATCGGGGGCATCAACACGATGCTCGCAAATGCCGACAAGCTCATTGAGGGAGGGCCTCGCAAGGTCTCGCCGTTTTTGATTCCCTCGATGATCGCGAACATGGCCGCCGGCCAGATATCCATCCGCAATCGGGCACTCGGTCCTACCCTCCCTGTGGTCACGGCCTGCGCCACATCGAGCAACGCTATCGGAGAGGCATTCCGTGCCATCGGGCATGGCTACGCAGACGCCATCATCGCCGGTGGTGCCGAGGCTGGGATCGCCCCTCTCGCTGTCGCGGGCTTCAGTAGCGCCAAGGCCCTCACCAAGAATCCCGATCCCAAGACAGCGTGCCGTCCCTTCGACGCGATGCGCGACGGCTTCGTGATGGGTGAGGGTGCGGCCATCGTGGTGCTCGAGGAGCTCGAGCATGCCCAGGCGCGAGGCGCCCACATCTTTGCCGAGGTCATGGGCTACGGCAATACCTCGGATGCCTATCACATCACGAGTCCCGACCCAAAGGCCAGTGGCATCACCCGTGCCATCAGGCAGGCCATCGCCGAGGCAGGACTCGACGCCACCGAGGGTCTCTACATCAATGCGCACGGTACCTCGACCAAGCTCAATGACACGTCCGAGACGCTGAGCTTCAAGCGGGCACTGGGCGAGGAGGCCGCACGTGCGGCACACATCTCCTCCACGAAATCGATGACGGGCCACATGCTGGGCGCCGCCGGCGCGATAGAGGCCATCGCATGCATCAAGGCTCTTGAGGAGGGCGTCATCGCCCCCACGATTAACTACGTGCACCCCGATCCCGACTGCGACCTCGACTATACGCCCAATGAGGCGGCCTCCTTCGACGGCCTCTGGGCTCTCTCGACATCACTCGGCTTTGGCGGGCACAACGCCGCCCTGGCATTCAGGGCCTACGGAAAGTAG
- the accB gene encoding acetyl-CoA carboxylase biotin carboxyl carrier protein produces the protein MEFDKVKELATLLENSSLTKLRLEEDGTVLELEAEPPQQLVSVAAPAVAAPVTAAPAPSAPPAPAPAAPAPSSGDSDDAPYDMSKLTLVKAPMVGVFYAAPSPGADPFVHVGSKVKKGDTLCVMEAMKLMNEVVAEVDGEVVDVCVEDGDLVEFGGTLMKIY, from the coding sequence ATGGAATTCGATAAGGTCAAAGAGTTGGCTACGCTACTTGAGAACAGCTCCCTCACCAAGCTGCGGCTTGAGGAGGATGGTACCGTCCTCGAGCTCGAGGCCGAGCCCCCGCAACAACTGGTGAGTGTGGCGGCTCCAGCTGTCGCCGCCCCCGTCACGGCGGCGCCCGCGCCATCCGCGCCGCCTGCCCCCGCCCCAGCTGCGCCTGCGCCGTCGTCGGGCGACAGTGATGACGCACCTTACGACATGAGCAAGCTCACGCTCGTGAAGGCTCCTATGGTGGGTGTCTTCTATGCGGCACCGTCCCCGGGCGCCGATCCCTTCGTGCATGTGGGTTCCAAGGTCAAGAAGGGTGACACCCTCTGCGTCATGGAGGCGATGAAGCTCATGAACGAGGTCGTGGCCGAGGTCGACGGGGAGGTGGTTGACGTCTGCGTCGAGGACGGTGACCTTGTGGAGTTTGGTGGTACCCTCATGAAGATCTACTAG
- a CDS encoding 3-hydroxyacyl-ACP dehydratase FabZ family protein translates to MNRTELEKILPHRPPMLLLDESEVVDGEAHGRLAIHGDEFFLQGHFPNNPIVPGVMQCEMLAQNCCVLIAGKMEGTGKTPLYTGLDKVRFKSSIRPGDTIDLVCRLTRERAPFYFAEGEASVNGRLCCKASMSFALVDATETKGGER, encoded by the coding sequence ATGAACAGAACCGAGCTTGAGAAGATCCTTCCGCATCGTCCGCCGATGTTGCTCCTCGATGAGTCCGAGGTGGTGGATGGTGAGGCCCACGGCAGGCTGGCCATCCATGGGGACGAGTTCTTCCTCCAAGGCCACTTTCCCAATAACCCCATCGTTCCGGGCGTCATGCAGTGCGAGATGCTCGCCCAGAACTGCTGTGTTCTCATTGCGGGCAAGATGGAAGGCACTGGTAAGACGCCACTCTACACCGGCCTTGACAAGGTGCGCTTCAAGAGTTCCATCCGCCCGGGGGACACCATCGACCTCGTCTGCCGCCTGACACGCGAGCGCGCTCCCTTCTACTTCGCGGAGGGCGAGGCATCTGTCAACGGTCGCCTCTGCTGTAAGGCGAGCATGTCGTTCGCCTTGGTGGACGCCACGGAAACGAAAGGTGGCGAGCGCTAG
- a CDS encoding acetyl/propionyl/methylcrotonyl-CoA carboxylase subunit alpha — MFEKILVANRGEIAVRVIRACKEMGVQTVAVFSTADAGSYHVQVADEAWCIGGPRPADSYLNMDAIITVAVESGATAIHPGYGFLSESAEFARKCRDCGVVFVGPSPEVIECMGDKDEARRTAKAAGVPIVEGSDLLSDADEAEREAKRIGFPLLIKARAGGGGRGIRKVESLEKVRSSFQEASSEASSAFGDGGCYMERFISPAHHVEVQILGDAHGNVVSLGERECSVQRRNQKLLEESPSPSITQAVREHMHRAARDLARSVNYLGVGTIEYLYSDSDETFAFMEMNTRLQVEHPVTEFVSGLDLVKWQLRVAAENELAFTQDDIHIRGHAIECRLNAETPDFLPSCGTVETLHIPGGPWVRFDTALYQGVTVPPYYDSMLGKLIVFAPTREECVRKARSALGEFVVEGISDNSELQLDILSNDAFISGMYHTNLMEHLYE, encoded by the coding sequence GTGTTTGAGAAGATCCTCGTTGCCAATCGTGGCGAGATCGCCGTGCGCGTCATTCGCGCCTGTAAGGAGATGGGCGTGCAGACCGTCGCGGTCTTTTCTACCGCAGACGCCGGGTCCTATCACGTGCAGGTCGCCGACGAGGCCTGGTGTATCGGGGGACCCCGCCCCGCAGACAGCTATCTCAACATGGATGCCATTATCACGGTGGCCGTCGAGTCTGGCGCGACGGCGATACACCCCGGCTACGGATTCCTCTCTGAGTCCGCTGAGTTCGCGCGCAAGTGCAGGGACTGCGGCGTCGTCTTCGTAGGTCCCTCGCCTGAGGTCATCGAATGCATGGGTGATAAGGACGAGGCCCGTCGCACGGCTAAGGCGGCGGGTGTCCCCATCGTGGAGGGTTCCGATCTTCTGAGCGATGCCGACGAGGCCGAGCGTGAGGCTAAGCGCATCGGCTTCCCGTTGCTCATCAAGGCCCGTGCCGGCGGCGGTGGCCGTGGTATCCGAAAGGTGGAGTCCCTAGAGAAGGTGCGCAGCTCCTTCCAGGAGGCTTCGAGCGAGGCCTCTTCCGCCTTCGGTGACGGTGGCTGCTACATGGAGCGTTTCATCTCGCCCGCCCACCACGTTGAGGTGCAGATCTTGGGCGACGCCCACGGTAACGTGGTCTCGCTCGGCGAGCGCGAGTGCTCCGTGCAGCGTCGCAACCAGAAGCTCCTCGAGGAGAGTCCCAGTCCCTCGATCACACAGGCGGTGCGCGAGCATATGCACCGGGCGGCTCGTGACCTCGCGCGCTCCGTGAACTACCTGGGCGTGGGCACGATCGAGTACCTCTACTCGGACAGTGACGAGACCTTCGCCTTCATGGAGATGAACACCCGTCTTCAGGTGGAGCATCCGGTGACCGAGTTTGTCTCGGGGCTTGATCTTGTGAAGTGGCAGCTGCGCGTGGCCGCCGAAAACGAGCTTGCCTTCACCCAGGACGATATCCACATACGCGGTCATGCCATCGAGTGCCGCCTCAACGCTGAGACACCCGACTTCTTGCCCTCCTGCGGTACCGTCGAGACCCTGCACATACCCGGTGGACCGTGGGTACGTTTTGACACGGCCCTCTATCAGGGTGTCACCGTACCACCGTACTACGACTCGATGCTCGGTAAGCTCATCGTGTTCGCTCCGACGCGCGAGGAGTGCGTGCGCAAGGCTCGCTCGGCCCTCGGCGAGTTCGTGGTGGAGGGCATCTCGGACAACTCCGAGTTGCAGCTGGACATACTCTCGAACGACGCGTTCATCTCGGGCATGTACCACACCAACCTCATGGAGCATCTGTATGAGTAG
- a CDS encoding acetyl-CoA carboxylase carboxyl transferase subunit has translation MSSNKKSKSANALEGPVTEVEVEVPVRQVLVRCPGCRHATSQESISENLEVCPRCGHHFRIGARKRLGMTVDAGSFQEIDAALTARDFLGFPGYTEKLEQARARSSEPEGVICGTATIGGYRCAIFVMNGEFMMGSMGSVVGEKICRLFELATERRLPVVGFTVSGGARMQEGTTSLMQMAKTTGAVRRHSDAGLLYIAVLTDPTSGGVTASFAMEADICLAEPDALVAFAGPRVIEQTLHKRLPAGFQRSEFQLEHGFVDRIAQRSDLPAELSLLLALHGVERVEGEGPFLPVIRLEGKRDERQTSSSFLGNIKAAVGAISGNKQVDPKKIKEAEKEKGAYELLGIVRSGERPTVLPIAEQVFDDFVELHGDRYFGDDGAVVGGIARLRGQVVTVIGTERGRDTKERVRRNFGSANPEGYRKAQRLMHQAEKFGRPVICLVDTSGAFCGMGAEERGQGEAVAQSLVVMSGLKVSIISVIMGEGGSGGALGLALANRVLMLSGAVYSVVSPEGCASILWKTADRASEAADALKIRATDLCELGVADGIIEDYDIGSEAFADRLAGRLVEELEPLERMTADELVDARYERFRRMGKDALC, from the coding sequence ATGAGTAGCAACAAGAAGAGCAAGAGCGCCAACGCCCTCGAGGGACCGGTCACGGAGGTCGAGGTTGAGGTACCGGTGCGTCAGGTGCTGGTGCGCTGTCCGGGCTGTCGTCATGCGACGAGCCAGGAGTCCATCTCCGAGAACCTCGAGGTCTGCCCGCGCTGCGGCCATCACTTTAGGATAGGCGCCCGCAAGCGCCTCGGCATGACTGTTGACGCCGGGAGCTTCCAAGAGATCGACGCCGCCCTCACGGCCCGGGACTTTCTTGGCTTTCCGGGCTACACAGAGAAGCTCGAGCAGGCGCGCGCCAGGTCATCGGAACCCGAGGGCGTCATTTGCGGTACGGCGACCATCGGCGGCTATCGCTGCGCCATCTTCGTGATGAACGGCGAGTTCATGATGGGTTCTATGGGTAGCGTCGTGGGCGAGAAGATCTGTCGCCTCTTCGAGCTGGCAACCGAGAGGCGCTTGCCCGTCGTGGGCTTCACCGTGTCGGGTGGCGCGCGCATGCAGGAGGGGACGACCTCCCTCATGCAGATGGCCAAGACCACGGGTGCCGTCCGTCGCCATAGTGACGCAGGGTTGCTCTATATCGCCGTGCTCACCGATCCCACCTCGGGCGGGGTCACGGCAAGCTTTGCCATGGAGGCCGACATCTGCCTGGCAGAGCCCGATGCCCTCGTTGCCTTCGCCGGTCCCCGTGTCATCGAGCAGACCCTGCACAAGCGCCTGCCTGCGGGCTTTCAGCGCTCGGAGTTCCAGCTTGAGCATGGTTTCGTTGACCGCATCGCTCAGCGCAGCGACCTGCCAGCAGAGCTTTCGCTGCTGCTTGCCCTCCACGGCGTCGAGCGGGTCGAGGGGGAGGGACCCTTCCTTCCCGTGATTCGCCTTGAGGGTAAGCGGGACGAGCGCCAGACCTCCTCGAGCTTCCTCGGCAACATTAAGGCCGCTGTGGGCGCCATCTCGGGGAACAAGCAGGTTGACCCCAAAAAGATCAAGGAGGCCGAAAAGGAGAAGGGCGCCTATGAACTTCTCGGCATCGTCCGTTCGGGTGAGCGCCCCACCGTGTTGCCCATTGCCGAGCAGGTCTTCGATGACTTCGTGGAACTGCACGGCGATCGCTACTTTGGTGATGACGGGGCTGTCGTGGGCGGCATCGCACGCTTGCGCGGACAGGTCGTGACCGTGATCGGTACCGAACGTGGGCGTGACACCAAGGAGCGGGTGCGTCGCAACTTTGGCTCGGCCAACCCAGAGGGCTATCGCAAGGCCCAGCGTCTCATGCACCAGGCCGAGAAGTTCGGCCGTCCTGTCATTTGCCTCGTTGACACCTCCGGGGCATTTTGCGGGATGGGGGCTGAGGAGCGGGGGCAGGGCGAGGCAGTGGCCCAGAGTCTCGTTGTGATGAGTGGCCTCAAGGTTTCCATTATCTCGGTGATCATGGGCGAGGGTGGCTCGGGCGGCGCGCTTGGGCTCGCACTTGCCAATCGCGTGCTCATGCTCTCGGGGGCAGTGTACTCCGTCGTGAGTCCCGAGGGCTGTGCGTCGATACTCTGGAAGACAGCCGATCGCGCGTCCGAGGCGGCCGATGCCCTCAAGATCCGCGCGACGGACCTCTGTGAGCTAGGCGTGGCCGACGGTATCATAGAGGATTATGACATCGGCAGCGAGGCGTTCGCCGATCGCCTTGCGGGGCGTCTCGTCGAGGAGCTGGAGCCACTCGAGAGGATGACCGCCGACGAGCTCGTCGATGCGAGGTACGAAAGGTTCCGTCGCATGGGAAAGGACGCGCTATGCTGA
- a CDS encoding DegV family protein has product MLTIVTESSSGLTRDEAEELGVTLIPTYYSVDGVTHRELYTNECGNYREFLRPELTMHTEPAFPQVYVEAFSKAFAQGNDVLCITISSRLSAGYRSALNAEKFFYGEEIVDEDTPGERHDELRVIDSYAAGSALELLVRTARAAAYRGLSFEEIVAAVEARRDHIHTLFSVPDMAVLRRSGRLTNTRRSVTATLDRFPVFELKRGAIATAWVARGTAGMAKTMLLRVPADVKHLMVAYYGEDTKALHRLVDSIHRQRPDAYVTVKDGGPALTTNLGIGAVSLIWDDGE; this is encoded by the coding sequence ATGCTGACCATCGTTACCGAATCAAGCTCCGGGCTCACGAGGGACGAGGCCGAGGAGCTGGGCGTCACGCTCATCCCCACCTACTACAGCGTGGATGGAGTCACCCACAGGGAGCTCTACACCAACGAGTGCGGGAACTACCGGGAGTTTTTGCGTCCCGAGCTCACGATGCACACGGAGCCCGCCTTCCCGCAGGTCTACGTCGAGGCCTTCTCGAAGGCCTTTGCCCAAGGCAACGACGTGCTCTGCATCACGATATCATCGCGGCTCTCGGCGGGGTATCGCAGTGCGCTCAACGCCGAGAAGTTCTTCTATGGCGAGGAGATCGTCGACGAAGACACGCCTGGCGAGCGCCACGACGAGCTGCGCGTCATCGACTCGTACGCCGCTGGCTCCGCTCTCGAGCTCTTGGTCAGGACGGCCCGCGCTGCGGCGTATCGGGGGCTGAGCTTCGAGGAGATCGTGGCTGCGGTCGAGGCCAGGCGTGATCATATACACACGCTGTTCTCGGTACCCGACATGGCGGTCCTGCGTCGTAGTGGTCGCCTTACCAACACCCGTCGCTCCGTGACGGCAACGCTTGACCGCTTTCCGGTCTTTGAGCTTAAGCGCGGTGCCATCGCGACAGCTTGGGTGGCTCGCGGCACTGCGGGTATGGCAAAGACCATGCTGCTGCGTGTGCCTGCAGACGTAAAGCACCTGATGGTCGCCTATTACGGAGAAGATACCAAGGCCCTGCATCGCCTCGTTGACAGCATACATAGGCAGCGTCCCGATGCGTACGTCACCGTGAAGGATGGGGGTCCCGCACTCACCACGAACCTTGGTATCGGCGCGGTGTCGCTCATCTGGGACGACGGCGAATAG
- a CDS encoding biotin--[acetyl-CoA-carboxylase] ligase, with the protein MATRCPHALIHLARVGSTNDYAKEHYRLGAGRDVQADDLAGPLLAAARSAAAGGLPLPVDVVVADEQTAGRGRLDRTWQSRSGETLVASLVAAVPARMLVELGGGWLTSACGLACLDGLRAVLRQSGLDGTVEPPNIELPGPSLALRLKWPNDLFCGGKKLGGILCELVPGALAPNGEDFACVVLGIGINLLTPAERLPLATATSLAVELGPAAGALPAFACLREDLLTSIARGLGQLLGELVAHPAKTTEALLLRLREESCTLGKRVEVNCGGDRRVTGVALDILPDTALLVRTDAGEELPITAGDVGVLPMGP; encoded by the coding sequence GTGGCGACCCGCTGCCCGCATGCGCTCATTCACCTTGCGAGGGTCGGCTCCACCAACGACTACGCGAAGGAGCACTACCGTCTCGGCGCGGGGCGCGATGTCCAAGCCGATGATCTGGCAGGTCCCCTGCTCGCGGCAGCGCGCTCTGCCGCAGCGGGGGGCCTGCCGCTTCCCGTTGATGTCGTCGTCGCAGACGAGCAGACGGCGGGGCGCGGACGGCTGGATCGCACGTGGCAGAGCAGGTCAGGCGAGACCCTCGTCGCGAGCCTCGTCGCCGCCGTTCCCGCTCGTATGCTCGTGGAGCTGGGTGGCGGGTGGCTTACGAGCGCCTGTGGGCTCGCCTGTTTGGATGGCCTGCGCGCCGTGCTGAGGCAGAGTGGTCTCGATGGCACCGTCGAGCCCCCCAACATCGAGTTGCCCGGGCCGTCCTTGGCGCTCAGACTCAAGTGGCCCAACGACCTCTTCTGCGGTGGTAAGAAGCTTGGAGGTATTCTCTGCGAGCTGGTGCCGGGTGCGTTGGCCCCCAACGGGGAGGACTTTGCCTGTGTCGTTTTGGGCATTGGCATAAACCTGCTTACACCGGCCGAGCGCCTGCCGCTTGCGACGGCGACCTCACTCGCGGTGGAGTTGGGGCCGGCCGCAGGGGCGCTGCCTGCCTTCGCGTGCCTGCGCGAGGACCTGCTCACCTCCATCGCGCGGGGTCTGGGCCAGCTGTTGGGTGAGCTTGTTGCGCATCCCGCCAAGACGACGGAGGCCCTCCTGCTCCGCCTGCGCGAGGAGAGCTGTACCCTTGGCAAACGCGTCGAGGTCAACTGTGGGGGCGACCGTCGTGTCACGGGGGTCGCACTCGACATCCTTCCAGACACCGCACTGCTCGTGAGGACCGATGCGGGCGAGGAGCTGCCCATCACCGCCGGGGACGTCGGTGTGCTGCCGATGGGTCCGTGA
- a CDS encoding PadR family transcriptional regulator, with the protein MAGISSDVIRGYIDTMILSLLLKEPSYGYEISKLIRQTSDEKYVIKETTLYSAFARMERNDLVESFSQDAANGKRRTYYRITEAGRSHYRSKCEEWELTKDVIERFTKGEST; encoded by the coding sequence ATGGCGGGTATCAGCAGCGACGTCATCCGTGGGTACATCGACACGATGATACTCAGCCTGCTGTTGAAAGAGCCCTCGTATGGCTACGAGATATCCAAGCTCATCCGGCAGACGTCAGACGAGAAGTACGTCATCAAGGAGACGACGCTGTACTCCGCGTTCGCTCGGATGGAGAGAAACGACCTCGTGGAGTCGTTTTCTCAAGACGCCGCCAACGGGAAACGTCGCACCTACTACCGCATCACCGAGGCAGGCAGGAGCCACTATCGCTCGAAGTGCGAGGAATGGGAGCTCACAAAGGACGTCATAGAGCGATTCACGAAGGGGGAGAGCACCTGA
- a CDS encoding permease prefix domain 1-containing protein, producing the protein MDTILGYLESMFATLPDTPELLRAKRELGQMMEDKYSELIAKGASENEAIGTVISEFGNLDEVAQALGIEDAISSSSATKPTGRALSSDEAKTHLADCGRAQHPAVYRESPRPDNQVAQDILSLFWPTVTCIYLIWSFLTFRWYISWIIWPIAAVIERVVRMALGSTSSSKVREKDREVGGASS; encoded by the coding sequence ATGGATACCATCCTAGGCTACCTGGAGTCCATGTTCGCCACGCTGCCGGACACACCGGAGCTGCTCCGGGCGAAACGCGAGCTGGGACAGATGATGGAGGACAAGTACAGTGAGCTCATCGCGAAGGGCGCCAGCGAGAACGAGGCGATAGGCACCGTGATCTCCGAGTTCGGCAACCTAGACGAGGTCGCCCAGGCGCTTGGCATCGAGGATGCCATCAGTTCCTCCTCAGCCACAAAGCCAACGGGGCGGGCGCTCAGCTCCGACGAGGCCAAGACCCACCTCGCTGACTGCGGGAGGGCGCAGCACCCGGCAGTCTACCGTGAGTCTCCGCGTCCTGATAACCAGGTCGCCCAGGACATTCTGTCCCTCTTTTGGCCGACGGTTACCTGTATATATCTCATCTGGAGCTTTCTGACGTTCAGGTGGTACATCAGCTGGATCATCTGGCCCATAGCGGCAGTGATCGAGCGTGTGGTCCGCATGGCTCTTGGGAGCACGTCGTCCTCGAAGGTGCGAGAAAAGGATCGTGAGGTAGGGGGCGCATCGTCATGA
- a CDS encoding DUF4097 family beta strand repeat-containing protein: MRSGNWKRVYLGVLVLVTLACIIVGSLRFVEAHSFGEPLPGMPGTERGNNVSSVDEDITETFNGVTFDASLTNVTIESGGSAHINYSNGGGRDERFDYAVKDGVLHVSQTTETSLRELKRTASTITITIPETVQLRDLSGVTALGDVRILDVNVRHADVSTNMGNLSATRLGCVSCSLRSDMGTVSASDVSFGDSMELSANMGNVELSGVENLRELRLELSTSMGGIMVNGQRSRADTLTQGTGTRRLVAKADMGDVRISSREGDLDHG; this comes from the coding sequence ATGAGAAGTGGAAACTGGAAGAGAGTCTATCTGGGCGTGTTGGTGCTTGTGACGCTGGCCTGCATCATCGTGGGCAGCCTTCGCTTTGTGGAAGCGCATTCGTTCGGTGAGCCTCTGCCTGGCATGCCGGGCACGGAAAGAGGGAACAATGTGAGCTCGGTGGACGAGGACATCACAGAGACGTTCAATGGCGTTACCTTTGATGCGTCCCTTACGAACGTTACTATCGAGAGTGGTGGCTCCGCGCACATCAACTATAGCAACGGGGGCGGGCGCGACGAACGCTTCGACTATGCGGTCAAAGACGGTGTGCTCCACGTCAGCCAGACGACAGAGACGTCCCTGCGCGAACTCAAACGCACGGCGTCCACGATCACCATTACCATTCCTGAAACGGTACAGCTACGTGACCTCAGCGGCGTGACTGCGCTTGGGGACGTTCGCATCCTGGACGTGAACGTACGTCATGCGGATGTCAGCACGAACATGGGGAACCTGAGTGCCACGAGGCTCGGCTGTGTGTCCTGTTCTCTGCGTAGCGACATGGGTACGGTGAGCGCGAGCGACGTGAGCTTTGGAGATTCAATGGAACTCTCCGCAAACATGGGGAACGTCGAGCTGAGCGGGGTGGAGAACTTGCGTGAACTGAGGCTTGAGCTTTCGACCTCCATGGGTGGCATCATGGTCAACGGGCAGAGATCCCGGGCGGATACGCTCACCCAGGGCACAGGCACAAGGCGGTTGGTGGCCAAGGCGGACATGGGTGATGTCAGGATCAGTAGTCGGGAGGGGGACCTCGACCATGGCTAA
- a CDS encoding DNA alkylation repair protein, translating to MAKAAKGGVVAARTRDGIVGELFCLQDEAYGNFQARLMPTVERDRVIGVRMPALRKLARSLSRECSTKAFLRELPHHYFEENQLHALILNDETDFERCLVEVERFLPHIDNWATCDALSPKAFSREAERLLPYIDSWIDTGEAYTQRFALGLLMRHFLDERFDPVQFRRVADLRSEEYYVRMMVAWYFATALAKQWEAALPYVEAHRLPDWVHNKTIQKACESFRVSDEHKARLRSLRLGRKVRNGS from the coding sequence ATGGCTAAGGCGGCGAAAGGCGGCGTGGTGGCAGCTCGGACGAGGGATGGGATCGTGGGTGAGCTATTTTGCCTGCAGGATGAGGCCTATGGGAACTTCCAGGCCCGCCTTATGCCGACGGTCGAGCGAGACCGTGTGATCGGTGTGCGCATGCCCGCGCTTCGCAAGCTGGCGAGGTCCCTCTCGCGTGAGTGCTCAACCAAGGCGTTTCTCAGGGAGCTGCCGCATCACTACTTTGAGGAAAATCAGCTCCATGCCCTCATCCTGAATGACGAGACCGACTTTGAGCGCTGCCTTGTGGAGGTTGAGCGCTTCTTGCCTCATATTGACAACTGGGCCACCTGCGACGCTCTCTCGCCCAAGGCCTTCTCCAGGGAGGCAGAGCGGCTCTTGCCATACATTGACAGCTGGATCGATACGGGCGAGGCCTACACCCAGCGCTTTGCTTTGGGCCTGCTCATGCGGCATTTCCTGGACGAGCGCTTTGATCCTGTGCAGTTTAGAAGGGTTGCTGACCTGAGGTCCGAGGAGTACTACGTGCGCATGATGGTTGCCTGGTACTTTGCGACGGCGCTTGCCAAGCAGTGGGAGGCTGCGCTACCCTACGTAGAGGCGCATCGGCTTCCGGATTGGGTACACAACAAGACGATCCAGAAGGCGTGCGAGAGTTTTCGCGTGAGTGACGAGCACAAAGCGCGGCTGCGCTCCCTGAGGCTGGGCCGAAAGGTTCGTAACGGCAGCTGA